The Halovivax ruber XH-70 genome includes the window GGTCGACCACCAGGAGGCTCTGCTCCGGCACAACGAACTCGAATCGCGGATGTTCTTCGTCGCGACCATCGGCGACGACGTCGTCGGCTGGGTTCACCTCCACGCGCCAGAGCTCGAAAAACTGAGCCACACCGCAGAGCTCACCGTCGGCGTCATCGAGGACTATCGAGGCCACGGGATCGGATCACAGCTCCTCGCACGCGGACTCGAGTGGGCCGGCGCGAACGGCTACGAGAAGGTCTACAACAGCGCCCCGTCGACGAACGAACGGGCGATCGGATTCCTCGAAGACTACGGCTGGGAGACCGAGGCGGTCCGCGAGGGACACTACAAGATCGACGGCGAGTACGTCGACGAGGTGATGATGGCCGTCTCCCTGTGAGCGACGGACCGACAGCGAACGGACGCTGACCGATCGATCGGCCCCCAACGCCGACAGGCCGACTCGCAGTCGAAGGACCGAACGCCGAAGGGATCGACGACAGTCGAGTGGTGACTACCAGCCGTTCGAGTGGTCACGAATACCGAAAGACAGTTCTCTCCGATCCGGTAACGAGCCAGTATGCTTTCGATCGCGCTTGCCGGCAAGCCCAACGCCGGCAAGTCGACGTTCTACACGGCGTCGACGATGGCCGACGTGGACGTGGCCAACTACCCGTTCACGACGATCGACGCCAACCGCGGGGTGAGCTACGTCCGCACCGAGTGTCCCTGTCTCGAACGGGACGAACGCTGCAACGCCGACAACTGCAAGGACGGCAAGCGGTACGTCCCGATCGAGTTGATCGACGTGGCCGGCCTCGTTCCCGGTGCCCACGAAGGGAAAGGCCTCGGCAACCAGTTCCTCGACGCACTGACCAACGCTGACGCCATCGTCAACGTCGTCGACGCCTCCGGCGGGACGAACGAGAAAGGCGAACCCGTCGACGTCGGCTCGCACGATCCCCTCGAAGACATCGACTTCGTCGAAGAGGAGATGGACCTCTGGCTGGCCGGCATCGTCGATCGCAACTGGGAGGGCGTCGAACGCGCCTCGCGATCGCCCGACTTCGATCTCGACGACGAACTCACCGAGATGCTCTCCGGGTTCGGCGCCGGCCCGACCGAGATCGCGACGATCCTGCGCGACCTGGAGTACCCCGACGACCCGATCCAGTGGGACGACGACCACCGCGAGAGTCTGGCCCGTGAGGTCCGCGCGACGACCAAACCCATCGTCGTCGCCGCGAACAAGATCGACGTCGCCCCCGACGAGAACGTCGAGCGCCTGCTCGACCTCGACAAACCGGTGATCCCGACGACGGCGGAGGGTGAACTCGCGCTCAGGCGGGCCGCCGAGAACGACCTCGTGGCGTACGATCCAGGCGACGAGTCCCTCGAGATCGGCGCCGACGTGAGCGACGCCCAGCGAGAGGCGCTCGACGACCTCGCCGACACGATGGCCGAGTGGGGCGGCACGGGCGTCCAGGACGCGCTCGACCACGCCGTCTACGAGTTGCTCGACCACCTCACGGCGTATCCGGTCGAGGACGCGGCGAAGTGGTCCGACGGCAGCGGCAACGTCCTCCCCGACGCGTTCTTGCTCCCACACGGATCGACGCCAGTCGACCTCGCCTACACGGTCCACTCCGACATCGGCGACGGCTACCTCCACGCCGTGGACGCGCGCTCCTCGCGGGAAATCTCCGACGAGTACGAACTCGAAGAAGGCGACGTAATCAAGATCGTCAGTACCAGTTGACACCACGGATGACACGTCGTCTGCCCCTGCCGGACGTGCGACCAACGCAACTGTACATCTCGAGCGAGAAACTCGAGGGGGTCCTCGACTGGTTCGATTTCGACGAGCCGAACGGCGACCCGCTGCCGGCGTTCGAACACGAGGGAACGTGGTACCTCTCAGACGGGCACACGCGAGCCGTCGCGGCGGTACTCGCCGGGGCGGAGACACTGCAGATCAGACGCGACGAACACGTCCGCGAGGAGTACGACTTCGATGCCTACCTGACCTGTATCGAGTGGTGTGACGATGCCGGCGTGGAAACGGTTCGGGACCTGATCGGACGGGTCGTCGAGCCGGAGACCTTCGAAGAACGGTGGAGCGAACGTTGTCAGTCGATTCACGAGTAACGGCGAACTGGCTACGGGCACCGTCTCCCAGCAATTCTTCGAGGGGGCGCGATCGCATCAGGTTCACACGACGTTTCTGGGCACCTCAACGTACAGCAGAAACCGCCTCGACGAGTATGAACTGAAGGAAGGTGGCGAAATCAAGATCGTCTCGAATGTACGGGTCGAGAAGGATTTCGAAGGACACCCGTCGCGAGGTAACAGGCACCCGGCTCGAGGAGGATCCACCAGGGCCGGTCGGAGCTCAGTTCGAGTTTCGTGCGATCAGCGTCTCGGCAGCGTGTCGGTGTGGTTCTCCACCCGAATTATCCTCGAAAACGAACCGTTCGGCGCGGACTGTCTCCCAGTCCTCGTAATATCCCGCCAACTCTCCCCGCTCGTAGAAGTGCTCGTTGTCGGTCCAGTCCGGTGGCGTCGGAATTTCGGGGTGGTCGACGAACGCGAACATCGTGTGGATCCCGCCGTCAGTGGTTCGTTCTTTAAATCGATCGAACTGGCGCTCCCGATTCTCCGGACGGATGTACTGGATCGTCCCGGCCGAGTAGACGACGTCCACCGACTCGGGGAGGGTGGTATCGTTCGCATCGGCCTCGATCGTTTCCAGCGTCACACCGCGTCTCGCAGCGAGTCGCTCGGCCTTCGCCAGCCCGTTCGGAGAAACGTCCATCGCGTACACGTTCCACCCTCGTTCGGCGAAGAACACCGCATCTCGTCCCTCCCCGGCCCCAATATCTATCGCCGTGACTGTCCCCGTCGTGTCCGGAACCGCGTCGACCGTCTCCTCGGCCATCTCGTTCGGTTCGGTCCCCCAGTAGTACTCGTCACGGCCGTAGATTCGCTCCAGCTCATCGTACTGCATTTCGTACGGAAAGACAGTCCAGCCACTAATGAGATTCGGAGATTCACGGGACAGCCGCCCGTCGTGGCACCGGTGCGACTGCCACACACAATTTGATGTGAATACGCACCAGACGGTAGTCCATGACAGCGACTACCGGCGCCGACCTCTTCGTCGACGCCCTCGAGCGCTACGGCGTCGAGTACGTCTTCGGCAACCCGGGAACGACGGAGTTGCCGATCGTCAACGCGATCGGCAAGAGCGACCTCGAGTACGTTCTCGGACTCCACGAGGACGTTGCGGTCGGGATGGCCGGCGGCTACGCTCAGACGCGACGCTATCACGCACACCACGACCCCGACGTCATGCCCGTCGGCGTCGTCAACCTCCACATCACACCGGGGCTCGCACACGGGCTCGGGAACCTCTACGCGGCGAAGATGGTGGGCGCGCCGCTGGTCGTCACGGCCGGCAACCACAGCACCGACTTCCGCCACGAGGAGCCGATCCTCTCGGGTGAACTCGCCTCGATGGCAGACCAGTTCTGCAAGTGGTCGGACGAGGTGTTAGACGTGGACGCGCTGCCGACGATGCTCCGACGGGCGTTCCGCGTCGCACTCGAACCGCCGACGGGCCCCGTCTTCCTCGGTCTCCCGCTCGACGTGACGATGGCCGAGACCGACGCCGAACCGGAGCGACTCGGCGCAATCCCGACCGCGGGGCCCGGCGACCCGGACGCGATCGAGGCGGCTGCGGACGCGCTGGTCGAGGCCGACAACCCGATCATCGTCGTCGGCGATCACGTCGCCCGCGCGGGCGCCGACGCCGTCCAGGCTGCGGTCGACCTCGCCGAGGCATCGGGTGCGCGCGTTCACGGCGAGATCCTCTCTTGCGAGGTGAACTTCCCGACCGAACATCCCCAGTGGATCTCGCACGTCCCGCCGGACGAAGAGTTGGCCTCGACGCTGCTGTCGGCCGAGACGATCCTGTTCGCGGGCTGTTCGACCAACACCACGCTCACCCGCCACGAAGAGCCGCTCGTCCCGGATCACGCGACCTGTCTGCACGTGAGCGACGCCGTCTGGGAGGTCGGCAAGAACCAGCCGGCCGACGTCGCCGTCGTCGGCGATCCGGGGCAGGCGCTCGCGGCCGTCGCCGATCGCGTTGCGGAGCGACTCCCCGACGAGGTTCGCGAGGAACGCCTCGAGTACGTCGACGCCGTCTCCGAGATGGTCGAGGCACAGATGGCGACGATGACGAGCGACGAACGGCCCGACGACCCTCGCGCTTCGAAGGCCCAACTCGTCGACGCGATGGAACGGGTCGCCGGCGACGCGTTCGTCGTCGACGAGGGCGTCACCTCGAAGTACGCGATGCTCACGCGCTGGTCGTTCGAACCGGAGCAGTACATCTCGAACAAGGGAGGTGGGCTCGGCTACGGCCTCTCGGCCGCCGTCGGCGCCGCTCTCGCC containing:
- a CDS encoding class I SAM-dependent methyltransferase, encoding MQYDELERIYGRDEYYWGTEPNEMAEETVDAVPDTTGTVTAIDIGAGEGRDAVFFAERGWNVYAMDVSPNGLAKAERLAARRGVTLETIEADANDTTLPESVDVVYSAGTIQYIRPENRERQFDRFKERTTDGGIHTMFAFVDHPEIPTPPDWTDNEHFYERGELAGYYEDWETVRAERFVFEDNSGGEPHRHAAETLIARNSN
- a CDS encoding redox-regulated ATPase YchF — its product is MLSIALAGKPNAGKSTFYTASTMADVDVANYPFTTIDANRGVSYVRTECPCLERDERCNADNCKDGKRYVPIELIDVAGLVPGAHEGKGLGNQFLDALTNADAIVNVVDASGGTNEKGEPVDVGSHDPLEDIDFVEEEMDLWLAGIVDRNWEGVERASRSPDFDLDDELTEMLSGFGAGPTEIATILRDLEYPDDPIQWDDDHRESLAREVRATTKPIVVAANKIDVAPDENVERLLDLDKPVIPTTAEGELALRRAAENDLVAYDPGDESLEIGADVSDAQREALDDLADTMAEWGGTGVQDALDHAVYELLDHLTAYPVEDAAKWSDGSGNVLPDAFLLPHGSTPVDLAYTVHSDIGDGYLHAVDARSSREISDEYELEEGDVIKIVSTS
- a CDS encoding GNAT family N-acetyltransferase encodes the protein MSLNSTLEFGHDDRRAIYQYVERHGTATMAELEDAIPVDPSGLRHHVAILKRDGHLEMDDDHYHVSLEAGAEEEHATGDVTFHIRPARQEDLAGIVGAIRQVATEGTYIEAESVADEVDHQEALLRHNELESRMFFVATIGDDVVGWVHLHAPELEKLSHTAELTVGVIEDYRGHGIGSQLLARGLEWAGANGYEKVYNSAPSTNERAIGFLEDYGWETEAVREGHYKIDGEYVDEVMMAVSL
- a CDS encoding thiamine pyrophosphate-binding protein codes for the protein MTATTGADLFVDALERYGVEYVFGNPGTTELPIVNAIGKSDLEYVLGLHEDVAVGMAGGYAQTRRYHAHHDPDVMPVGVVNLHITPGLAHGLGNLYAAKMVGAPLVVTAGNHSTDFRHEEPILSGELASMADQFCKWSDEVLDVDALPTMLRRAFRVALEPPTGPVFLGLPLDVTMAETDAEPERLGAIPTAGPGDPDAIEAAADALVEADNPIIVVGDHVARAGADAVQAAVDLAEASGARVHGEILSCEVNFPTEHPQWISHVPPDEELASTLLSAETILFAGCSTNTTLTRHEEPLVPDHATCLHVSDAVWEVGKNQPADVAVVGDPGQALAAVADRVAERLPDEVREERLEYVDAVSEMVEAQMATMTSDERPDDPRASKAQLVDAMERVAGDAFVVDEGVTSKYAMLTRWSFEPEQYISNKGGGLGYGLSAAVGAALAEGDRDDPRDVVGFVGDGSYLYYPHAMYSAARYDLDLTVVVSDNRNYRILKNNTLDLMGGEEADYEFPGMDFDPPVDLVANAESHGARGTLVETPEEIEPALEEALVRDGPDVLDVLVHD